ATCTTCCACGCAACTCTACTGCTCAACTTAAAGCCTTTTGTGACTTTGATTGGGCCACCTGCCTTAATACTCGTCGTTCGGTCACTGGATTCACTGTCTACCTTGGAAAGTCTCTCATTTCATGGCGTTCCAAGAAACAACCGACTGTCTCTCGTAGCTCTTTTGAGGCTGAATATCGATCACTAGCCAGCACTGTGTGCGAACTTCAGTGGCTCACATATATGCTTCATGATTTATACATTGCTTACACATCTCCTGCTCTCATCTACTGTGACAATCAATCCGCAATACAAATTGCCTCTAATAAAGTTTTCCATGAACGCACAAAACATATTGACATTGATTGCCACATTGTTAGTGAAAAGGTTGCAGCAGGACTTATCAAATTACTTTCCATCTCAACAACCATGCAAATAGCTGACATATTAACAAAATCATTACCTCCTCCCTGTTTTTAACTTCTTCGTTCCAAGTTGGGTCTCCAAAACATTTATATCCAGCTTGAAGGGAGCTGATAACAATTATACCGACAATATGTTATTGTTTTCTTCCCTATATATATTTCTCCCCTTTGTACCTTTTTGAATTAATCAATATACTTCTCCTTTTTTTCTGGCTTCTTTtgtctctttcttctttctctccaagcttttttttttttttttactgtaaatatatgatatataattgCTTTTAAAATAACAGTATcgtcttatatatatatatatatataggtgatAATATATTGCTGACAAATAAACACGTCAGCAATGCGTGGAATGAAGTTCATCATTCTTCTTTGCCAACTTTCTTCAAACACAAGCAAAGCAATGAGAACAACACCACACAATCAATGGATAGATGGCACGAGCACATGAATTCAATGTTTTATTAATGCAGCTACACCTTAATCCCCTGGTGCTCCACGCAGGGTAACCCCTTTAAACAAAACACACATTCTAATTAATCATTCTAATCATGCTTATTGTCAGCGCCGCTTTATGCAACGCGTGGAATCGCatatcatttaaccacttttcattaaattaaatttagaatgactatattataatacaccaaataatgtttttgtgatAAAATTTAGATGCATATCATATGTACGATCAAAGTAAGCTACTGTGATTTGTTTATTATGAGTTCAGCTAAAatacttaatatatttaatttaatttattttttatgaattaaaatttttgtaatagGGTCAATTTATCATAGATAGACAGTTGAATAACattctaatataaatattaaattgtcaatgatataattaataataattatactaaaaattataaaaatattaataaaaaataataataaactattataGATCAATAAGGAATTAAACCACTTTCAATCCCGTTATATTCATAACTTTAGAAATATCACTCACTGAATTAAGCGAATATCACTttctataagaaaattttattcattaattatattactaagtttgccaaatttaaatttagctattaattagttttaagatttgattattttgttcttaaacttttaaaagtatctaattttattattttatatgtaacactaaacattaaatttaaatgcaaaaaatagtatatatttgaatttagtcGATCTATTAATTTTAACACTAAAAAATTGTTACTAAAAGGTTAACTTTCAgtatacaaaaatatcaaaatcatataattttagaaattgaatAACTCATTCGTGAATCTGAAAATACATAGATAAAATACCAACAGAAACATATTTGTTCCTAAAAGGGAGCATT
This genomic interval from Vigna radiata var. radiata cultivar VC1973A chromosome 8, Vradiata_ver6, whole genome shotgun sequence contains the following:
- the LOC106770221 gene encoding uncharacterized protein LOC106770221, with the protein product MSWISLLKPTYLIVPLSLLQWFPNNLIRSLDDVVAASYRRLIGKLIYLTTTRLDITFAVNHLSQFMSAPTTAHQQATTHILRYLKGTPSVGIHLPRNSTAQLKAFCDFDWATCLNTRRSVTGFTVYLGKSLISWRSKKQPTVSRSSFEAEYRSLASTVCELQWLTYMLHDLYIAYTSPALIYCDNQSAIQIASNKVFHERTKHIDIDCHIVSEKVAAGLIKLLSISTTMQIADILTKSLPPPCF